Proteins encoded by one window of Triplophysa rosa linkage group LG19, Trosa_1v2, whole genome shotgun sequence:
- the arid6 gene encoding AT-rich interaction domain 6 has translation MMEQGRLKECTSDPGQEMTEESFLKDLYVFMKQRDTPIERVPHLGFKQIDLFLMYKTVKELGGYQQVTAQQLWKKVYNILGGNPRSTSAATCTRRHYEKLLLPYECHQTGYGDNIVFRTPRTQKRFHPSSYSEFEHEYRSGKRMDFQHIPAFPPTTPSMFVERQRQMFGLPLNVPPYITHDSASLPNFLTYHESTLPQLSLNLPDQPPRTPASYLAESSPEVQSCKQPLDLLRHLAKEYKTSAGFEEPLNLSCKQDTLGDTPSSFSPPASKKPKFLNEASPLYPPRGLNTEEGADQAETTEETSPEGPSPVSSDVIDLTSSSSGANPVPRRASPPSVHLFNRRMNYPEAFAMKRERDQHDDWQKEESNLNQNNHQALDSNGNMEIQIPLRLLQELIRRGLLSSPALSGHKLLSQDPPKTDTPPVPKLHVRSHSSESSPTSKEPEDLSFRNPLRNRSLQDGGVKKPLSFGSTEELKPQSIFGSFQIKNPVKFSFDRDVKPAHPKPASVTNNQDHMRPRYADNTPLSLTMTPKSDKAMKTSSIVAKERSSSPPLMQVTSDHLKFLLANYPYRLERGPTF, from the exons ATGATGGAACAGGGCCGATTGAAGGAGTGCACCTCAGACCCTGGCCAGGAGATGACAGAGGAGAGCTTTCTAAAAGATCTTTACGTCTTTATGAAGCAGAGAGACACTCCAATAGAGAGAGTCCCTCACCTGGGCTTTAAACAGA TTGATTTGTTCTTGATGTACAAGACAGTCAAAGAGCTGGGAGGCTATCAGCAG GTCACTGCGCAGCAGTTGTGGAAGAAGGTTTACAACATACTCGGAGGAAACCCGCGCAGCACAAGCGCAGCCACCTGCACGCGCAGACACTATGAGAA GCTTCTCCTTCCTTATGAGTGTCACCAAACTGGATATGGGGACAACATTGTGTTCAGGACCCCACGGACACAAAAACGCTTCCACCCCAGCAGCTACAGTGAATTTGAGCATGAATACAGGAGTGGGAAAAGAATGGATTTTCAACACATTCCAGCATTTCCTCCG ACCACTCCGAGCATGTTTGTGGAGCGTCAGAGACAGATGTTCGGCTTGCCTTTGAACGTCCCTCCGTACATCACGCACGACAGCGCATCTCTACCAAATTTCCTCACTTACCATGAATCCACACTGCCCCAACTGAGCCTCAACCTGCCAGATCAACCTCCCCGAACCCCTGCTTCATATCTGGCCGAATCCTCTCCAGAGGTCCAGAGCTGCAAACAGCCGCTTGACCTTCTACGTCACCTGGCCAAAGAGTACAAGACATCAGCTGGCTTTGAGGAGCCTCTCAATCTGAGCTGTAAACAAGACACACTGGGTGACACTCCATCATCTTTCAGCCCACCGGCTTCTAAAAAACCCAAGTTTCTCAATGAAGCCTCACCGCTTTACCCTCCAAGGGgtttgaacacagaggaagGTGCAGATCAAGCTGAAACCACGGAGGAAACGAGCCCAGAGGGACCGAGCCCAGTGTCATCTGATGTCATCGATCTTACCTCCTCCTCCTCCGGTGCCAATCCAGTGCCACGCAGAGCCAGCCCACCATCGGTTCACCTGTTCAACCGGAGAATGAACTACCCCGAAGCCTTCGCTATGAAACGCGAGCGGGATCAACATGACGACTGGCAGAAAGAAGAATCTAATCTAAACCAAAATAATCATCAAGCCTTAGATTCAAATGGCAATATGGAGATCCAGATTCCTCTGAGGCTTCTACAGGAATTAATCCGGAGAGGACTGCTCTCCAGCCCAGCTTTATCTGGACACAAGCTTCTGTCCCAAGACCCACCCAAAACTGACACCCCACCTGTGCCCAAGTTACATGTGAGGTCACACTCATCCGAGAGTTCCCCCACGAGTAAGGAGCCAGAAGATCTGAGCTTCAGAAACCCTTTGAGAAACCGAAGCCTGCAAGACGGCGGTGTGAAGAAGCCCCTGTCATTTGGCAGCACAGAAGAACTGAAGCCCCAGAGCATCTTCGGTTCTTTTCAAATCAAAAACCCTGTCAAGTTCTCTTTTGATAGGGACGTAAAGCCAGCTCACCCTAAACCAGCATCTGTGACAAACAACCAAGATCACATGAGGCCCAGATATGCTGATAACACTCCGCTCTCTTTGACCATGACGCCAAAATCGGACAAAGCGATGAAGACATCATCCATTGTGGCGAAGGAAAGGTCTTCCTCGCCACCTCTGATGCAGGTAACATCAGACCACCTGAAATTTCTCCTGGCAAATTATCCCTATAGACTGGAAAGGGGGCCGACATTTTAA